Proteins from one Malassezia vespertilionis chromosome 2, complete sequence genomic window:
- the HRD3_2 gene encoding ERAD-associated protein (COG:O; SECRETED:SignalP(1-17); EggNog:ENOG503NYAN; TransMembrane:3 (n3-13c17/18o800-821i841-857o863-879i)) has product MRLLHAVVLGSAALAYAAQPDADTLYQEGLAELRTLLLDTEYHPVQKSGWVAYTSQYIHNWVAAHDGVYAPHGDRRVYTGPVRWAVARILDVLWKEHEPQRRAARTVYDAPATVLWPEWEWNAAMAAHANAARPSTAVHNGWEQVVWGPFCMPIDPPDAPHAALYDIQAAYPRKDALWHLVARYAPTAASFFQHHDAQHEAARARRADAIHKIALAALEHAHPDALWVLAEHSLWGTHGAQPAIPRAIDAYTKLAEMGNASAHARLGFLYNSAYMHAVYNTPVSPSATLLHLHAAASQGNRHAQLALGYKYAHGLGTPKNCTTALHWYHTQARHVFTLSKATIGGRRLPYSKNRLADMHRLMTWDLHWDEEFGATAHLSPGASHCLSDTALLDNFLSQYPRACQSPAASLSALDRLEYIAMQGNHQMQLFLAYTLYQGSLVAESESYGAVPRDLQGALRWALLAARRVWKTPVAKVGLPDTFGAPLVEEMQPHSETEAGCAVQAARLLGYMYLRGEGTKPDMRAAYIWFSRAFHRDASHRSGQHGLGLLARLGVPGLAANETFATHLFEKGQEVESVLEHIKGLGHARQEVSESWLMVLEHRLFGKTDSDSPMATSYLEPLYLYATVMVYKNNFAPCYTKARAMFQLVAEMGDWEDPVFHRADAAYERGDLYRASLGWALAADAGIEEAQHNLAYLLDPFIHAQAPQSDAALQYWAQSSLRYRWYSEKDWYAQLRVCQHLALRSNWSASACYKELAGYGITEAYWHLGRMYEQGLRTKRNFALALFSFRQAAVTLVNTNAAYLGNTVSMIWLHFHALYAWLWQRDVSARAMLATYFGEKPMAWHSAPASSFVAPWWLDYFLDAIFFSAAVVALFILYLRRDQVQQRIHRGVRPMRARL; this is encoded by the coding sequence ATGCGCCTCCTCCACGCGGTGGTGTTGGGTAGCGCTGCTTTGGcgtatgcggcgcagcccGACGCAGACACGCTCTATCAGGAAGGGCTTGCAGAACTGAGGACTCTGCTTCTTGATACAGAGTACCATCCTGTCCAGAAAAGCGGCTGGGTCGCGTATACGTCGCAGTATATTCACAATTGggttgctgcgcacgacggGGTCTATGCTCCTCACGGTGACAGGCGCGTATATACGGGCCCAGTACGATGGGCAGTAGCACGTATATTGGATGTACTTTGGAAAGAGCATGAaccgcagcggcgcgcggcgcgtacaGTGTACGACGCGCCAGCCACGGTGCTTTGGCCCGAGTGGGAATGGAACGCGGCGATGGCTGCGCACGcgaatgcggcgcgaccGAGTACCGCAGTGCACAATGGATGGGAGCAGGTTGTATGGGGCCCATTTTGTATGCCGATCGATCCCCCAGATGCGCCACATGCCGCACTGTACGACATTCAGGCAGCCTACCCTCGAAAAGACGCATTGTGGCATCTCGTTGCGCGGTATGCACCGACGGCCGCATCCTTCTTCCAACATCacgatgcacagcacgaagcagcacgcgcgaggcgcgctgATGCGATCCACAAAATCGccttggcggcgcttgaGCACGCACACCCAGATGCGCTATGGGTACTTGCCGAGCATTCTCTTTGGGGAAcacacggcgcacagcCCGCTATACCACGCGCGATTGACGCATATACcaagctcgccgagatGGGTAATGCAAgtgcacatgcacggctAGGATTCCTGTACAATAGCGCGTATATGCATGCCGTGTATAATACGCCCGTCTCCCCAAGCGCGACATTGCTCCATCTCCACGCGGCTGCCTCACAAGGGAATCGCCATGCACAACTTGCGCTTGGATATAAGTATGCGCATGGCCTCGGCACGCCAAAGAACTGCACGACAGCTTTGCATTGGTACCATACCCAAGCACGTCACGTTTTTACACTGTCCAAAGCTACGATTGGTGGGCGCAGGTTGCCGTATTCTAAGAATCGGCTTGCAGACATGCATCGGCTCATGACGTGGGATCTGCACTGGGACGAAGAGTTTGGTGCAACAGCACATCTGTCGCCAGGAGCGTCGCACTGCTTGAGCGACACGGCACTCCTCGATAATTTCCTAAGCCAGTACCCTCGTGCGTGTCAATCTCCTGCAGCATCGCTCAGCGCGCTGGACCGACTTGAATACATTGCAATGCAGGGGAACCATCAAATGCAGCTCTTCTTGGCTTATACATTGTACCAAGGTAGTCTTGTCGCAGAGAGCGAGTCGTacggcgctgtgccgcgaGATCTGCAGGGAGCGCTACGTTGGGCATtgctcgcggcgcggcgcgtatGGAAGACGCCTGTGGCAAAGGTTGGACTTCCCGACACGTTCGGTGCGCCGTTGGTGGAAGAGATGCAGCCACATTCAGAGACAGAAGCCGGCTGTGCGGTACAGGCCGCACGCTTACTTGGGTACATGTACTTGCGCGGAGAAGGCACGAAACCTGATATGCGCGCTGCCTACATTTGGTTTTCCCGTGCGTTTCACCGAGATGCGAGCCACCGGTCCGGGCAGCATGGTCTAGGATTGCTGGCCAGGCTTGGCGTGCCAGGCTTGGCTGCAAATGAAACATTTGCAACACACTTGTTCGAAAAAGGGCAAGAGGTAGAGTCGGTGTTGGAGCACATCAAAGGCCTAGGCCATGCACGGCAAGAGGTGTCGGAGAGCTGGTTGATGGTCTTGGAGCATCGTCTCTTTGGCAAAACAGACTCAGACTCTCCGATGGCGACTAGTTACCTCGAACCACTCTACCTGTATGCAACTGTCATGGTCTACAAAAACAATTTTGCACCGTGCTATACAAAAGCACGCGCCATGTTCCAGCTTGTCGCAGAGATGGGCGACTGGGAAGATCCTGTATTTCACCGTGCAGATGCCGCATACGAACGTGGCGATCTGTACAGGGCGTCGCTTGGCTGGGCACTCGCTGCTGATGCCGGCATCGAAGAGGCACAGCACAATCTTGCGTACCTGCTCGATCCATTTATACATGCACAAGCACCGCAAAGCGATGCCGCGTTGCAGTACTGGGCACAATCTAGCTTGCGGTACCGCTGGTATTCGGAAAAAGATTGGTACGCACAGTTGCGGGTTTGCCAGCATTTGGCGCTTCGCAGCAATTGGTCCGCATCTGCGTGCTACAAGGAACTGGCGGGGTATGGTATTACTGAAGCGTACTGGCACCTTGGCCGGATGTACGAGCAAGGCCTGCGCACAAAGCGCAATTTTGCTTTGGCACTCTTTTCTTTCCGACAGGCTGCTGTAACATTGGTAAATACCAATGCTGCGTACCTTGGCAATACAGTGTCCATGATTTGGCTGCATTTTCATGCACTTTACGCATGGCTTTGGCAACGCGATGTCTCCGCTCGGGCCATGTTGGCAACGTACTTTGGAGAAAAACCAATGGCTTGGCATAGTGCGCCTGCGAGCTCATTTGTTGCGCCGTGGTGGCTTGACTACTTTCTCGATGCAATCTTTTTCAGTGCCGCTGTAGTGGCACTGTTTATCCTGTACTTGCGTCGTGATCaagtgcagcagcgcatccatcgcGGTGTAAGGCCGATGAGAGCGCGCCTATAA
- the UTP20 gene encoding U3 snoRNP protein (antiSMASH:Cluster_2; EggNog:ENOG503NUBZ; BUSCO:EOG092600S9; COG:V), whose product MDLPFQEFYARVMPMSQSLVLLLHHREEIADALDTFLTLEERKNWNAWDAVLDLIPRFAFDLGSEILPVYGKLLLAMLRAASLIDKALTKDEGVAARLTERAYNSIAWVFRTIASLIKKDTALLVESWRVMRTFLGFVETDGEDEDEDDEDEDEKLEDARPKCTSRSKTQTRRFASEALAHLIRKAPRAQIEVLATQMYSDTSSIDVSYAVASTIANSCESGGGTLHSRMPELLDSFLLCHADAAVCRNVGTLVFTAIVHHTKAENMHTPTQLLIRWASEAAGARLETILLWLTACVGTRKGARVPAEVKGPLFGYLRTLDTQLEWDIAHAALLQTYCTLLAIALPIGRVQDMTGAGVDLLGALAARTQSADFTLAWTAFEGVTRALLSWPSFRAFHLPVVLDICATILEKGSLSQQDVALALLADLEDAGQLAHLMDAPPTSTVLRWTKRTRKIVEKRLGAYAASLQAHSAMSDLAAVRLAPRFPAAASATIASMADGIVALLGASEPEDIAILGLLLRTIVRTARSASKVVPAMAALLDGPATQLLSFSKRHAVIVPLAQLITWAAEHNVPLPKHADALAECAPLLYSADRDAVRAALTILAATVKTECNVYKLLLDTEETPLDIPNLTARNVKLQYARREASKTLPHDDPQIASLIAYAIGTLKLNFRPVWAESRSALVLLASQAADTVWDCTFQQLCNPEEQWDIWPFDHDEPDTPFQPADDANLQDPQREKKVAKLHALLSFANPRTPTTLAMQQLGTLYSPHIRFDTAHYVEQLLLLYKQHAVLAERHNTPFVEYILAQWPLLTGSSPARLPAQVRLSRLQHTLEIFGAFKNPRAMHAAGAMRENFIALCAHPELVIQRSALDALLAWKDAFLVHHEATLHALLEPAKFRDALAHMDLGAHSEQISSETRPALMAVLLRLLYGLLVSRRGVRTSGAGQHARRTAILAALYEAAPSELRVLTDLMLAPFHDPGAEVNGEFVPNLDLSAALRQQIGLLTMLGDVLKQLGRALEDEMPRILAVTVQVASHVWHPETVVPDEEHQVKSARRLSLRRLTDTVRYATVPDWPKYTTAILDFVLPRAETLSVDGVQSSSALLELIRAWSSHTETLCFFRNRALLPAVYACLASPHIKPAVVYVILDIAEHILAAVTDAISDTVQSEIVAPSVPSLLSNLFPLVEHTVRHSFSHSLTPHVRDELLRRQVALLAELAAYMDKASDARAVLELLVPLIRSGGRSVPERTKTALLHTFEMLMPLADLDANAFADMYALFCRLGAELGARTARLLYTKAFAQLAALQPRLARVVQWIQALNAYSTKYIDEPDLDVRLGASDEILKVEVRAEEWHALLYNMLFYITDEELAMRSSASAILQKFICEAQDEACIEMALRVLLPGLRRRLRSKSEPVRKEVFALLGAAVSHLSKAIPSLAEMQGLLMGGDEEASVFANMFHIQSHRRIRALHRLAEYAESKALRSKTISDLFIPLVAFCLQPKASGGYDMNMANEALATIRRMAAQMQWSHYHHWLRHFLKELGTLAAKEETSQAERLYVRAVVSLLEVFHFDMEEVADVEEDAAGEDGEEDAAGDAAIQDTVVQDANAPNKESLRGAIASIVVDRILPQLHKHVETREESRIPARLPLMVGSARLARHLPLEKRNAQLFKVFNQLGVALRSKLQSTRDASREIALQMLRAIGVQYYAPMVHELRRLLTRGPQYAVCAYTVHSLLVALGTNEKGPPALTTLDDGVRDSVDAAVEDVFGQTSETREGAELKTKVRELRQSKSLDTFELLARLTHPTRLMELLIPLRDILADTSVPKVLRTIEECLRRIASGVHANTQLDAATLLTLCHSLIVKGVSVLGNVAPKAKGRKSGTHIVQPTRKQAESAVQDHLAQNAYMFVAFGLELLTTSLRRSRFDVHDQETMRKLVPLVHAAGETLYARNAVVVERGLRAAAALSRLPLPNLREAMPVMEKQMLAILRQAGGLHSSVAQAAVRSLATILRDCKVSTPEERQLAALLQLVTPELEEPSAQASVFALLRAVVSRAFVVPEVYDVMDRVAELLVTSYDAQVREVCRALFLQFLLDYPQGKGRLRNQMQFLAKNVSYAVESGRRSVLELLQAVVSKFSAQVLQEYAELLFVALVMALANETSTGNKQHIANVLRALLLALDETAATKLRRLTRGWAQAPPTTPTAMQLGTVALRVYTLFLARADGYAKTSQEIVPILGKIIALDDEEAWQYQYQALLTLQAYMQEDAAQTAALMSVDAFARVVALLTHPHAWCKIAACRMLGAVFAGSVPMTHVLHVDAAKQLVRQLQGATLDDALTLQNVRNLVFIGKAFALKSPIEDVEEHEAEEPMAMDGAEDDAGSDAGSDAESDAESDAESDTESDTEMDKGNALDENPLAWLFTKMSHAARLSPRAGSRSSEALRVGAVLKWFAAMTTQLEPAQLSARLVHILSPIVRITDDEYAQESLRTLAMEVQEMVQSRVSTPAFTRAYAHVRQAIQVKRRERRHARLMEGIADPEKAARRRAARNAAKHENRKRKNAAFRDARNQNKMKRTRAA is encoded by the exons ATGGA CCTACCTTTCCAGGAATTTTACGCGCGTGTTATGCCAATGTCGCAATCGCTTGTTCTTTTGCTGCATCATCGCGAGGAAATCGCGGATGCATTGGATACCTTTTTAACGCTAGAAGAACGGAAAAATTGGAATGCATGGGACGCGGTGCTTGATCTGATACCACGGTTTGCATTTGATCTTGGTTCCGAGATCTTGCCGGTATATGGCAAGCTGCTCCTTGCCATGCTCCGTGCAGCATCGTTGATTGATAAAGCATTGACGAAGGACGAGGGCGTAGCGGCGCGGCTTACCGAACGTGCATACAACAGCATTGCATGGGTATTTCGTACAATTGCATCCTTGATCAAGAAAGACACAGCGCTGCTCGTGGAGAGTTGGCGTGTGATGCGTACATTCTTAGGGTTTGTCGAGACGGATGGCGAGGATGAAGACGAGGATGATGAAGACGAGGATGAAAAGTTGGAAGATGCTCGCCCAAAGTGTACCAGCCGCTCCAAGACACAGAcacggcgctttgcatcCGAGGCGCTAGCACACCTCATCCGCAAAGCACCGCGTGCACAGATTGAGGTGCTTGCCACGCAAATGTACAGCGATACGAGCTCCATTGATGTGTCGTATGCCGTGGCATCTACCATTGCCAACAGTTGTGAGTCTGGTGGCGGCACATTGCATTCGCGCATGCCCGAGCTACTGGACTCGTTCCTCCTGTGCCATGCCGATGCTGCAGTATGCCGCAATGTCGGAACCCTTGTCTTTACCGCGATTGTGCACCATACCAAGGCAGAGAACATGCACACGCCAACCCAACTGCTGATCCGCTGGGCGAGTGAagctgcaggcgcgcgtTTAGAAACTATCCTCTTGTGGCTCACTGCCTGCGTCGGCACACGCAAAGGTGCGCGTGTTCCCGCCGAAGTAAAAGGTCCACTCTTTGGCTACCTCCGCACACTTGATACCCAATTGGAATGGGAcattgcgcacgcggcacTACTGCAAACTTACTGCACCCTGTTGGCCATTGCCCTCCCGATTGGGCGTGTGCAGGACATGACCGGCGCTGGCGTCGACCTGCTTGGCGCCTTGGCGGCACGCACTCAATCGGCGGATTTCACGCTTGCCTGGACAGCGTTTGAAGGCGTCACACGTGCGCTTTTGTCGTGGCCGAGTTTCCGGGCATTCCATCTTCCCGTCGTGCTGGATATATGTGCCACAATCCTGGAGAAAGGATCGCTTTCCCAACAAGACGTTGCATTGGCTCTGCTAGCCGATTTGGAAGATGCCGGCCAATTAGCACACCTTATGGATGCACCGCCGACCAGCACCGTGTTGCGATggacgaagcgcacgcgcaaaatTGTCGAGAAGCGACTTGGTGCGTATGCCGCATCGTTGCAGGCGCATTCCGCAATGTCGGATCTTGCTGCAGTTCGGCTCGCGCCTCGGTTTCCTGCTGCGGCATCCGCTACGATTGCGTCGATGGCGGACGGAATTGTAGCTCTCCTTGGTGCGAGTGAGCCAGAGGACATTGCGATCCTCGGCTTGCTCCTCCGCACCATTGTGCGCACAGCAAGAAGTGCGTCTAAAGTTGTGCCTGCAATGGCTGCTCTCCTGGATGGCCCTGCTACCCAACTTTTGTCGTTTTCCAAGCGACACGCCGTGattgtgccgcttgcgcagctaATTACTTGGGCTGCTGAGCATAACGTACCGCTTCCAAAACACGCAGACGCACTGGCCGAGTGCGCTCCTTTGCTATACAGTGCTGACCGTGATGCTGTTAGAGCCGCATTGACCATCCTTGCCGCGACCGTGAAAACAGAGTGCAATGTGTACAAACTTTTGCTCGACACGGAAGAGACTCCTCTGGATATCCCGAATCTCACCGCGCGGAACGTGAAGCTGCAGTATGCACGGCGTGAGGCCTCCAAGACACTGCCTCATGACGATCCACAGATTGCATCTTTGATTGCGTACGCAATCGGGACCTTGAAACTGAATTTTCGACCCGTATGGGCTGaatcgcgcagcgcgttgGTTTTGTTAGCAAGTCAGGCCGCCGATACCGTCTGGGACTGCACTTTCCAGCAGCTGTGTAATCCAGAAGAGCAGTGGGATATTTGGCCGTTTGACCACGACGAGCCCGACACGCCATTTCAGCCCGCCGACGACGCGAATTTGCAGGatccgcagcgcgagaagaAGGTTGCCAAGCTCCACGCGCTCTTGTCGTTTGCCAATCCACGTACGCCGACGACGCtcgcgatgcagcagctcggcacgctgtATTCTCCACATATCCGCTTCGACACTGCTCATTatgtcgagcagctttTACTTTTGTACAAGCAGCATGCTGTCCTGGCCGAGCGGCACAATACCCCTTTTGTCGAGTACATCCTCGCACAATGGCCGCTGCTCACCGGATCGTCGCCTGCACGACTCcctgcgcaagtgcgcctgagccgcttgcagcacaCACTTGAAATTTTTGGCGCTTTTAAAaatccgcgcgcgatgcatgcgGCCGGTGCAATGCGCGAAAACTTTATCGCGCTTTGTGCACACCCTGAGCTTGTGAtacagcgcagcgcattggatgcactgctcgcgTGGAAGGATGCTTTTCTTGTCCACCACGAAGCGACACTGCATGCACTATTGGAGCCCGCCAAGTtccgcgatgcgcttgcacacatggaccttggcgcgcattcCGAGCAGATTTCCAGCGAGACTCGCCCCGCACTGATGGCTGTGTTGCTTCGTCTGTTGTATGGGCTCTTGGTGTCGCGTCGTGGTGTGCGTACGTCTGGCGCAGGACAACATGCGCGCCGTACGGCAATTTTAGCGGCGTTGTACGAAGCTGCGCCTTCCGAGTTGCGTGTCTTGACAGACTTGATGCTTGCGCCATTCCACGACCCCGGCGCAGAGGTAAACGGCGAGTTTGTGCCAAATTTGGAtctcagcgccgcgctgcggcagcaAATTGGTCTGCTTACCATGCTCGGCGATGTACTCAAGCAGCTCGGACGTGCTCTTGAGGATGAAATGCCAAGAATCCTTGCCGTAACCGTCCAAGTAGCCAGCCACGTGTGGCACCCAGAAACGGTGGTGCCAGACGAGGAGCATCAAGTGAAATCCGCTCGGCGCCTAAGTCTCCGGCGTCTCACCGACACTGTGCGCTACGCAACAGTGCCAGACTGGCCAAAGTATACCACTGCGATTCTCGATTTTGTTCTTCCACGTGCCGAGACATTGTCTGTCGACGGTGTCCAGTCCAGCTCTGCACTTCTCGAACTGATTCGAGCGTGGAGCAGCCACACGGAAACGTTGTGCTTCTTCCGTAACCGCGCACTGCTTCCCGCTGTATATGCATGCCTCGCAAGTCCGCATATCAAGCCGGCAGTTGTATATGTGATATTggacattgccgagcacatACTCGCTGCCGTCACCGATGCAATCAGTGATACTGTCCAGAGTGAGATTGTCGCGCCCAGTGTCCCTTCGCTTCTGTCCAATCTTTTTCCGTTGGTTGAGCACACGGTGCGCCATTCCTTTTCGCATTCGCTCACGCcgcatgtgcgcgacgaacTGCTCCgtcgccaagtcgcgctcctcgcggaGTTGGCTGCGTATATGGACAAGGCATcggacgcgcgcgctgtcTTGGAATTGCTCGTGCCCCTCATCCGGTCAGGCGGCCGCAGTGTTCCGGAACGGACGAAAACGGCTCTGCTGCACACGTTTGAAATGCTCATGCCTTTGGCTGACTTGGACGCGAACGCATTTGCTGATATGTATGCCTTGTTTTGCCGCCTCGGTGCCGAGCTTGGTGCACGAACGGCAAGGCTGCTGTACACAAAAGCGTTCGCCCAGCTCGCCGCACTGCAGCCGCGTTTGGCACGCGTCGTGCAGTGGATCCAGGCGCTGAATGCGTATTCAACCAAGTACATTGACGAGCCAGACTTGGATGTGCGGCTCGGGGCCAGCGATGAGATTCTCAAGGTGGAAGTGCGTGCGGAGGAATGGCATGCACTCCTGTACAACATGCTCTTTTACATCACTGATGAGGAGCTCGCAATGCGCTCCAGTGCATCTGCGATATTGCAAAAGTTTATTTGCGAGGCGCAGGACGAGGCGTGCATTGAGATGGCGCTTCGTGTGCTGCTCCCgggcttgcggcgcaggctgcgcagcaagtcagagcctgtgcgcaaagaAGTGTTTGCGCTGTTGGGTGCTGCCGTATCGCACCTATCTAAAGCGATTCCGAGTTTGGCAGAGATGCAAGGACTTTTGATGGGTGGCGATGAGGAAGCGAGTGTGTTTGCCAACATGTTCCATATTCAGTCTCACCGCCGGATCCGTGCATTGCATCGGTTGGCCGAGTACGCAGAGTCTAAagcactgcgcagcaaaacgATCAGTGACCTCTTCATTCCGTTGGTTGCGTTCTGTTTGCAGCCAAAGGCGAGTGGTGGGTACGATATGAACATGGCcaacgaggcgctggctACAATACGGAGgatggcggcgcaaatgcagTGGAGCCATTACCATCACTGGCTACGGCATTTTCTCAAGGAGCTGGGAACTCTGGCTGCAAAAGAAGAGACATCGCAGGCAGAGCGTCTGTATGTGCGTGCGGTCGTGAGTTTGTTGGAAGTATTCCACTTTGATATGGAGGAAGTTGCCGACGTGGAGGAAGATGCAGCTGGAGAGGATGGGGAAGAAGATGCAGCTGGAGATGCAGCGATCCAAGACACTGTTGTCCAAGACGCCAATGCCCCTAACAAAGAAtctctgcgcggcgcaatcgCAAGCATTGTCGTCGACCGCATTCTCCCGCAGCTCCATAAACATGTGGAAACGCGCGAAGAAAGCCGCATCCCTGCAAGGCTTCCACTTATGGTCGGCTCGGCGCGTCTCGCACGTCATCTGCCTCTAGAGAAGCGCAATGCACAATTGTTCAAGGTATTCAACCAACTCGGCGTTGCTCTTCGAAGCAAGCTGCAGTCGACTCGCGATGCCTCGCGCGAAATTGCACTgcaaatgctgcgcgcaattGGCGTACAATATTATGCTCCCATGGTccacgagctgcgccgaCTCTTGACCCGCGGACCGCAGTATGCGGTCTGTGCCTATACTGTGCACAGTCTTCTTGTCGCTCTCGGCACGAACGAAAAAGGTCCGCCCGCCCTGACCACTTTGGacgacggcgtgcgcgatAGTGTCGATGCTGCAGTCGAGGATGTGTTTGGCCAAACCAGCGAGACGCGCGAAGGCGCAGAGCTGAAAACCAAagtgcgcgagctgcgccagAGCAAGAGTCTCGATACGTTTGagctccttgcgcgcctcaCGCACCCAACTCGTTTGATGGAGCTTTTAATTCCACTGCGTGATATCCTCGCCGATACATCCGTGCCAAAGGTGTTGCGCACGATCGAAGAATGCCTGCGCCGAATTGCGTCTGGCGTGCATGCAAATACGCAGCTGGATGCGGCTACACTGCTAACCTTGTGCCATTCGCTGATTGTCAAGGGCGTGAGTGTCCTTGGAAATGTTGCGCCGAAAGCCAAAGGACGCAAATCCGGCACACACATTGTCCAACCcacgcgcaagcaagcaGAATCGGCCGTGCAGGACCATTTGGCCCAAAATGCGTACATGTTTGTCGCATTTGGACTTGAGCTTCTCACGACCTCGCtgcgtcgctcgcgctttgATGTGCACGACCAAGAGACTATGCGCAAACTCGTCCCACTCGTCCATGCCGCAGGAGAGACGCTCTATGCGCGAAATGCTGTTGTTGTCGAGCGCggtctgcgcgccgccgctgctctTTCGCGTCTGCCACTCCCGAATTTGCGTGAGGCAATGCCCGTGATGGAGAAGCAGATGCTAGCGATTTTGCGGCAGGCTGGCGGACTGCATTCCAGCGTCGCACAAGCTGCcgtgcgctccttggcaaCGATCCTGCGCGATTGCAAAGTGAGTACGCCAGAAGAGCGGCAGCTCGCTGCActcttgcagctcgtcaCGCCAGAGCTCGAGGAGCCCAGCGCACAAGCAAGCGTGTTTGCTTTGTTGCGCGCTGTCGTCTCTAGAGCCTTTGTGGTCCCAGAAGTGTACGACGTGATGGACCGCGTTGCGGAGCTTTTGGTCACGAGTTACGatgcgcaagtgcgcgagGTATGCCGTGCGTTGTTCCTGCAGTTTCTGCTCGACTACCCCCAAGGCAAAGGCAGGCTGCGCAACCAAATGCAATTCCTCGCAAAGAATGTATCCTACGCGGTCGAGTCTggccggcgcagcgtgctggagctgctgcaggcGGTAGTATCCAAGTTCAGTGCACAAGTGCTGCAAGAGTATGCTGAGTTGTTGTTTGTCGCGCTGGTGATGGCGCTGGCGAATGAAACGTCGACGGGGAATAAGCAGCACATTGCCAATGTACTGCGCGCCCTGCTCCTTGCACTTGACGAAACCGCCGCGACGAaattgcggcgcttgacCCGTGGAtgggcgcaagcgccgccgaccaCACCGACGGCGATGCAGCTGGGCACAGTCGCTCTGCGTGTCTATACCCtgtttcttgcgcgcgccgatggGTACGCGAAAACGAGTCAGGAAATTGTGCCCATCTTGGGCAAGATTATAgcgctggacgacgaggaggcgTGGCAGTACCAGTACCAAGCGCTGTTGACCTTGCAGGCATACATGCAAgaggatgcagcgcagacgGCAGCATTGATGAGTGTGGATGCGTTTGCGCGTGTCGTTGCATTGCTTACACATCCCCACGCTTGGTGCAAGATTGCGGCGTGTCGTATGCTTGGCGCTGTATTTGCAGGCAGTGTGCCGATGACGCATGTTCTGCATGTTGACGCGGCGAAGCAATTGGTCCGCCAGCTACAAGGTGCAACACTCGACGATGCATTGACACTGCAAAATGTCCGGAACCTCGTGTTTATTGGCAAGGCGTTTGCGCTTAAATCGCCCATCGAGGACGTGGAAGAGCACGAGGCGGAAGAGCCCATGGCAATGGACGGTGCAGAAGACGACGCCGGGAGCGACGCCGGGAGCGACGCCGAGAGCGACGCCGAGAGCGACGCCGAGAGCGATACCGAGAGCGATACCGAGATGGACAAAGGCAATGCCTTGGATGAGAATCCACTCGCTTGGCTCTTTACAAAAATGTCGCACGCAGCACGACTTTCGCCGCGTGCAGGCAGCAGAAgcagcgaggcgctgcgtgtcgGTGCTGTGCTCAAATGGTTCGCCGCGATGACGACGCAGCTTGAGCCTGCACAGCTCAGCGCACGACTTGTCCATATTCTGTCTCCGATCGTGCGGATCACTGACGATGAGTATGCACAAgaatcgctgcgcacatTAGCGATGGAGGTCCAGGAGATGGTTCAGAGTCGCGTGAGCACACCCGCATTCACACGCGCCTATGCACatgtgcgccaagcgatCCAGGTGAAacgccgcgagcgcaggcATGCACGTCTTATGGAAGGCATTGCCGACCCTGagaaagcagcgcggcgccgcgcagctcgcaATGCAGCCAAGCACGAGAACCGCAAACGAAAGAATGCTGCATTCCGCGACGCACGTAACCAGAATAAAATGAAACGCACCCGCGCTGCATAA